A region of Candidatus Roizmanbacteria bacterium DNA encodes the following proteins:
- a CDS encoding HAD-IA family hydrolase yields MSEIIRAVELIRPQVEFVYFDLGGVVFNFSGGIQAISERLQAPENEISAMWRRYDDAICRGDLHPQEFWEILNNSFGTFVELDFLTFWMDHFSPIDSTHQAMRELSSSGMNVGILSNIYPGVYEKALERGVIPDLPYSAVIRSCEVGLVKPDPQIFHYAAETSGYRAQQILLIDDRSENIQGADAAGWNSFQFVQE; encoded by the coding sequence ATGTCAGAAATAATCCGTGCAGTTGAACTAATTAGGCCGCAGGTCGAATTTGTATATTTTGACTTGGGTGGAGTTGTCTTCAATTTTTCAGGAGGTATACAGGCAATATCAGAAAGACTTCAGGCGCCTGAGAACGAAATTTCTGCTATGTGGAGACGGTATGATGACGCCATTTGTAGAGGTGATTTACATCCACAGGAATTTTGGGAAATATTGAACAATTCGTTCGGTACATTTGTGGAATTAGATTTCCTAACATTCTGGATGGATCATTTCTCACCGATAGATTCAACTCATCAGGCAATGCGTGAGCTCTCTTCTTCAGGAATGAATGTGGGCATTTTGTCGAATATATATCCGGGTGTTTATGAAAAAGCACTTGAACGCGGAGTTATTCCTGATTTGCCATACAGTGCCGTAATCAGATCGTGCGAAGTGGGGTTAGTAAAGCCTGATCCGCAAATATTTCACTATGCAGCTGAAACAAGCGGATACCGAGCTCAGCAAATTCTCCTTATTGATGATCGGAGCGAGAATATCCAAGGGGCAGATGCGGCAGGATGGAACTCATTTCAATTTGTGCAGGAATAA
- a CDS encoding HlyC/CorC family transporter produces MNSITMELLFIFALILLNGFLSMAEVALISVKKSKLKHLASEGNLSAEIALQMAENPNRFFSTVQVGITLIGILTGALSGVTLSDPLSNLFFRMGLSQGIADSLGFGIIVVFVTYLSLVISELVPKRLGMNFAEKITLMVAGPMYNIARIFNPFINILSESTDFVMDTFHLKAKKKLPVSEEEIRLLIQEGAQMGVFEAVEKNIVEKVLNIGDAKVTSLMKARNKVVWLDIKDSDKVLTDTILENQYSYFPVSDGELDNIIGVLRTDSFLAETIEKRGRKLDLKSLLHKPLLIPENKKVLDALELFKRMRIHLGIIIDEYGNVQGILTLTDILESIVGDIPDINEQEDSMILRRNKNTWFVDGLVSTVDFKEYFQLQELPEEEEELYNTIGGFVMNELGRVPVTGDKVEVDGYSLEVADMDGNRVDKLLIHKNE; encoded by the coding sequence ATGAACAGCATTACTATGGAATTGCTTTTTATCTTTGCGCTTATTTTACTTAACGGTTTCCTCTCTATGGCAGAAGTGGCCTTGATTTCAGTGAAAAAATCAAAACTGAAACATCTGGCTTCTGAAGGAAATCTGAGCGCTGAAATCGCACTACAGATGGCGGAAAACCCGAACCGTTTTTTCTCAACCGTACAGGTGGGAATCACGCTTATCGGAATTCTGACCGGTGCCCTCAGCGGCGTGACACTTTCGGATCCGTTATCTAATCTTTTTTTCAGGATGGGACTTTCGCAGGGGATTGCCGATTCTCTCGGTTTCGGAATTATTGTCGTATTTGTGACTTATTTGTCGCTGGTTATCAGTGAACTTGTTCCGAAACGTTTGGGGATGAATTTTGCCGAAAAGATCACGCTGATGGTAGCCGGTCCGATGTACAACATCGCACGTATTTTCAATCCGTTTATTAACATTCTGTCAGAATCAACTGATTTCGTGATGGATACCTTTCACCTGAAAGCCAAAAAGAAGCTACCGGTAAGTGAAGAAGAAATACGTCTTCTGATCCAGGAAGGTGCACAGATGGGCGTTTTTGAAGCGGTGGAAAAAAATATTGTCGAAAAGGTACTGAATATCGGCGACGCCAAGGTGACTTCTCTTATGAAAGCGCGTAACAAAGTTGTCTGGCTGGATATCAAAGATTCAGATAAAGTATTAACGGATACGATTCTGGAAAATCAGTATTCATACTTTCCCGTCTCCGACGGAGAACTGGACAACATAATCGGAGTACTGAGGACGGATTCCTTTTTAGCGGAAACAATTGAAAAACGGGGAAGGAAACTGGATCTGAAAAGTCTTCTCCACAAGCCGCTTCTGATTCCTGAGAATAAGAAAGTACTTGACGCTTTAGAACTTTTCAAACGGATGAGGATTCATTTGGGCATTATTATCGATGAGTATGGCAATGTACAAGGAATTCTGACCCTGACAGATATTCTTGAATCAATAGTCGGAGATATACCCGATATCAATGAGCAGGAAGACTCAATGATCCTCCGAAGAAACAAAAACACTTGGTTTGTGGACGGATTAGTATCTACCGTAGACTTCAAAGAATATTTTCAGCTGCAGGAACTGCCCGAAGAAGAAGAGGAACTTTATAACACGATAGGGGGATTCGTGATGAATGAACTGGGAAGAGTACCCGTGACGGGAGATAAGGTAGAAGTGGACGGTTACAGTCTTGAAGTTGCGGATATGGACGGCAATCGTGTCGACAAACTTCTGATACACAAGAACGAGTGA
- the obgE gene encoding GTPase ObgE — MFVDEVTIKVKAGNGGRGAVTFFPMRKGPSGGPGGNGGSVFVEADPQMADLHKYVGAKMHKAENGRPGQNFRKNGSDGEDKILKVPVGTLFTDLETGYEIEVNETGRQYLLARGGNGGRGNSSFATPSHQVPREYEPGTPGQEKEYRTVLRLIADFGLVGLPNAGKSSLLNELTAAKVRTAMYAFTTLEPNLGVFETSVIADIPGLIEGASQGKGLGFKFLKHVEKVPVILHCIAADSADIEKDYKTVMHELENYNPAVAAKDQTIILTKTDLVSPDKQKDLMKMLTKFQKEVIPVSIYNPEQFEKLQQYLRNHSSRT; from the coding sequence ATGTTTGTCGATGAAGTAACAATAAAAGTAAAAGCGGGAAACGGTGGCCGCGGAGCTGTCACATTTTTTCCGATGAGGAAAGGTCCGAGCGGGGGTCCCGGAGGAAACGGCGGTAGTGTTTTTGTCGAAGCTGATCCCCAAATGGCAGACCTTCATAAGTATGTGGGGGCAAAAATGCACAAAGCCGAAAATGGCCGACCTGGCCAAAATTTTCGAAAAAACGGTAGTGACGGTGAGGATAAAATTCTGAAAGTTCCAGTAGGGACATTGTTTACTGATCTTGAAACGGGATACGAAATTGAAGTAAATGAAACGGGAAGACAGTATTTATTGGCACGGGGCGGAAACGGCGGACGGGGTAACAGCTCATTTGCAACACCGTCTCATCAGGTTCCGCGCGAGTACGAACCCGGCACTCCCGGTCAGGAAAAAGAATATCGTACGGTACTTCGGCTTATTGCTGATTTCGGATTGGTGGGTTTGCCGAATGCAGGGAAGAGCAGTTTGCTCAATGAATTGACTGCTGCAAAAGTGCGGACCGCAATGTATGCTTTTACGACACTTGAACCGAATCTCGGAGTGTTTGAAACAAGCGTTATCGCGGATATTCCGGGACTAATCGAAGGCGCATCGCAGGGAAAGGGTTTAGGATTCAAGTTTTTGAAGCATGTCGAGAAGGTACCGGTCATCCTGCATTGTATTGCTGCCGATTCCGCCGATATTGAGAAAGACTACAAAACCGTGATGCATGAGCTTGAAAATTACAACCCTGCCGTTGCGGCAAAAGATCAAACGATCATACTGACCAAAACGGATCTTGTATCTCCGGACAAACAGAAGGATTTAATGAAAATGCTAACAAAGTTTCAGAAAGAAGTCATTCCAGTCTCTATCTACAATCCTGAACAGTTTGAAAAACTGCAGCAATATCTTCGGAATCATTCCTCACGTACATAA
- a CDS encoding tRNA-dihydrouridine synthase codes for MNTVWDKKSIIGQSPMDGVTDAAFRYITDIHGRPDLLFTEFVPVEGIARSAVQILHSFVHHPTDTPTLAQIYGRELDAFYSSAFVAAELGFDGIDINMGCPDRAVTKRGAGAGLIKSPKHAVKIITTVKQAILDWSRGKTMEEAGVTGEVISHVRYLQERHQTKGDRSLIPVSVKTRIGYEKIVTTEWIKNLTQAQPVTITVHGRTLEQMYTGKANWEEIGKAAEIAHTVGIKLMGNGDVLSVPYAREKIQTYGLDGVLIGRATFGNPWIFREMEADTQLRIRTALEHAEVFEKLLPDGHFVSLRKHMAWYIKGFDHSAALRDKLMRMKTITDAREILAPYVREE; via the coding sequence ATGAATACCGTTTGGGACAAGAAATCTATAATCGGTCAATCACCTATGGACGGGGTGACTGATGCCGCATTCCGATATATCACGGACATCCACGGCCGGCCGGATCTGCTCTTCACTGAGTTTGTCCCTGTCGAGGGTATCGCGCGATCTGCCGTGCAAATACTTCATAGTTTTGTGCATCACCCGACTGACACTCCGACCTTGGCACAGATCTACGGTCGGGAACTGGATGCCTTTTATTCTTCTGCTTTTGTAGCGGCTGAACTTGGGTTTGACGGCATTGATATTAATATGGGCTGTCCCGACCGGGCAGTCACCAAAAGGGGCGCTGGTGCCGGACTGATAAAATCTCCGAAACATGCCGTAAAGATTATTACTACCGTCAAGCAGGCCATACTGGACTGGAGCCGGGGAAAAACGATGGAAGAGGCAGGAGTCACCGGCGAAGTCATCAGTCATGTCAGATATCTTCAGGAGAGGCATCAGACAAAAGGTGACAGATCACTGATACCAGTATCCGTGAAGACCAGAATCGGATATGAAAAAATAGTAACAACGGAATGGATCAAGAACCTGACCCAGGCTCAGCCCGTGACAATCACAGTTCATGGCCGCACGCTTGAGCAGATGTATACAGGCAAAGCAAACTGGGAAGAAATCGGGAAAGCGGCGGAAATAGCACACACCGTCGGGATAAAGTTGATGGGGAACGGCGATGTCCTCTCCGTGCCGTATGCCAGAGAAAAAATTCAGACGTACGGACTAGACGGAGTACTTATCGGAAGAGCTACATTCGGCAACCCCTGGATTTTCAGAGAAATGGAAGCGGATACGCAACTTCGGATAAGAACTGCGCTTGAACATGCAGAGGTTTTTGAGAAGCTCCTTCCGGATGGCCATTTCGTTTCTTTAAGAAAACATATGGCCTGGTATATCAAAGGATTTGACCATTCCGCCGCGTTGCGGGACAAGTTGATGCGTATGAAGACAATTACGGATGCGCGTGAAATTCTTGCTCCTTATGTACGTGAGGAATGA
- a CDS encoding phosphomannomutase/phosphoglucomutase has product MIDTKIFKAYDIRGIYPAQINEEVMEDIMRAIYTFLAEEIGKKDFSIVLGRDMRLSSPALHEIAKETLKKSGAHVIDVGLVSTPTVYFTVKQYDYDAGIQISASHNPKDYNGIKIVRRDGDSIVKIGKETGMPKITELATNKQFSEYTYDGTTEEKPNIIQEEVNKAMDAIDVGDISELKIVADPANAMGIIPLKEMFDRLDTEFITINFELDGTFPAHQADPLQHKTLRQLQDKVKETGADLGICTDGDADRAMFINEKGEIIPATLITTLIAGEILRDEPGSRVLVDIRYIRNVEDIVKQMGGEVGYTPVGHALITKQVNAEDAVFAGESSGHYYFRSMGGCESTIRVILYVLRVLAREKKPISEILLDLETSVESGETNFELEGDTTSSQVTEKLKETFADGELSTLDGIAITYPEWRFSVRSSNTEPVIRLNVEGKTSDVVNEKETQIKKMILDMGAKIVE; this is encoded by the coding sequence ATGATCGATACCAAAATTTTTAAAGCATATGACATCCGGGGCATTTATCCGGCTCAAATCAATGAAGAAGTAATGGAGGATATCATGCGCGCCATCTACACATTTCTGGCAGAAGAAATCGGCAAGAAGGATTTTTCTATAGTTCTCGGCCGGGATATGAGGCTTTCATCACCCGCACTTCATGAAATTGCAAAAGAAACATTGAAAAAATCAGGTGCTCATGTCATTGATGTCGGTCTGGTATCGACTCCGACAGTATATTTTACCGTCAAACAATATGATTACGATGCCGGTATCCAGATCAGTGCATCTCACAATCCCAAAGACTACAACGGTATCAAAATCGTGAGACGTGACGGTGACAGTATCGTCAAAATCGGCAAGGAAACAGGAATGCCGAAAATTACAGAACTTGCGACGAACAAACAATTCAGTGAATACACGTATGACGGTACCACTGAAGAGAAACCGAACATCATTCAGGAAGAAGTAAACAAAGCGATGGATGCGATTGATGTAGGCGATATCTCTGAACTCAAAATAGTAGCCGATCCCGCCAACGCGATGGGAATAATTCCTCTAAAGGAGATGTTTGACAGACTTGATACCGAGTTCATCACAATCAATTTCGAACTTGACGGGACCTTTCCGGCACATCAGGCAGATCCTTTGCAGCACAAAACATTGAGACAACTTCAGGATAAGGTAAAGGAAACTGGAGCAGATCTGGGGATCTGTACCGACGGTGATGCAGACCGCGCGATGTTTATAAACGAAAAAGGAGAGATCATTCCCGCAACTCTGATAACGACCCTAATTGCCGGAGAAATCCTACGGGATGAACCGGGTTCCCGGGTTCTCGTTGATATCCGATACATCAGAAATGTTGAAGACATTGTGAAACAGATGGGAGGAGAAGTAGGATATACGCCTGTCGGTCATGCATTGATCACCAAACAGGTAAATGCCGAAGATGCGGTATTTGCAGGTGAATCATCAGGTCACTATTATTTCCGTTCCATGGGCGGCTGTGAGAGTACCATTCGGGTAATCCTGTACGTGCTTCGTGTTCTTGCAAGGGAAAAGAAACCGATCTCGGAAATTCTGCTTGACCTTGAGACATCTGTCGAATCGGGAGAAACGAATTTTGAGCTCGAAGGGGATACTACTTCTTCTCAAGTGACTGAAAAACTAAAGGAAACATTTGCCGACGGAGAGTTAAGCACGCTTGACGGTATCGCAATCACATATCCAGAATGGCGTTTCAGTGTCCGAAGTTCAAATACGGAACCCGTTATCAGACTGAACGTCGAAGGTAAGACTTCTGATGTAGTCAACGAGAAAGAAACACAGATTAAAAAGATGATCCTCGACATGGGTGCAAAGATCGTGGAGTGA
- a CDS encoding carbohydrate kinase family protein, which yields MLDLLTIGTVTIDLYYKGESITESDGRLELAVGGKYFADHFYEGLGGGGANVAIGVVKAGLKAGVIAKIGENVFKKIILQELEDANIEYKDLCDIEKEYINISSILLNKKGEKTVINYRTPHQHIIEKESDYGKLLKAKNMYMANLSKVALTERIDMLRFAKKNDVQVFANLNVTDCRRPIEQIMHFVRYVDVMIINGYEYADLIKKPYESIDFDENIVKKYAPFNDDDLLVITDGKKGSYAYYEGKVYKQPAVQTKDVVDTTGAGDAYTAAFIASYIKTKDIKLSMKAGAEYAVTILTKIGAN from the coding sequence ATGCTTGATTTATTGACTATCGGAACCGTGACCATTGATTTGTACTACAAAGGTGAATCCATTACGGAGAGCGACGGCCGTCTGGAACTTGCTGTCGGAGGAAAATATTTTGCCGATCATTTTTATGAGGGACTGGGGGGCGGCGGAGCAAACGTCGCGATCGGTGTTGTAAAGGCAGGTCTGAAGGCCGGAGTGATTGCAAAAATCGGAGAAAATGTTTTTAAAAAAATCATCCTCCAGGAGCTTGAAGATGCAAACATTGAGTACAAAGATTTGTGCGATATCGAAAAGGAATATATCAATATCTCCTCCATTCTTCTCAATAAAAAGGGTGAGAAAACAGTGATCAACTACCGTACTCCGCATCAGCACATAATTGAGAAGGAATCTGACTACGGGAAGCTGCTGAAAGCCAAAAATATGTATATGGCAAACCTGTCGAAGGTTGCTCTTACTGAGCGCATTGATATGCTCCGTTTTGCTAAAAAGAATGATGTTCAGGTGTTTGCAAATCTGAATGTGACCGACTGCCGGCGTCCGATTGAACAGATTATGCACTTTGTGAGGTATGTTGATGTCATGATCATAAACGGCTACGAATATGCTGATCTCATAAAAAAGCCCTATGAAAGCATTGATTTTGACGAAAATATAGTGAAAAAATACGCTCCTTTCAATGATGATGATCTTCTGGTCATCACTGACGGGAAAAAGGGCAGTTATGCCTACTATGAAGGGAAAGTATATAAACAGCCTGCCGTGCAAACAAAAGATGTTGTCGATACGACAGGAGCAGGTGATGCATATACTGCCGCATTTATTGCTTCGTACATAAAGACCAAAGATATAAAACTCTCCATGAAAGCCGGTGCTGAATATGCAGTGACTATCCTCACCAAAATCGGAGCAAACTGA
- the ruvC gene encoding crossover junction endodeoxyribonuclease RuvC, whose translation MKLISIDPGFDKVGYAIFDKTGNGNSDFTYITSDLIKTSPKSKHEQRLKKVYEELEEVIEKHQPKVMVIEQLFMFRNQKTVIKVAQAIGVIELVASVHDLQIERLTPLQIKQMVTGYGNVDKKSVQKMIELTLSDKIEMKDDDQADAIACGLAYCFQSNFS comes from the coding sequence ATGAAACTTATTTCAATCGATCCCGGATTTGACAAAGTCGGATATGCCATTTTTGACAAAACCGGAAACGGAAACTCAGATTTTACCTATATAACATCCGACCTGATAAAAACTTCCCCAAAATCAAAACATGAGCAAAGATTAAAAAAAGTATATGAAGAACTTGAAGAGGTGATTGAGAAGCACCAACCGAAAGTTATGGTCATCGAACAACTCTTTATGTTTAGAAATCAGAAAACAGTGATAAAAGTAGCTCAGGCAATCGGTGTAATCGAGCTTGTTGCATCAGTTCATGATTTGCAGATTGAACGACTGACACCTCTTCAAATCAAGCAAATGGTCACCGGTTACGGAAATGTTGATAAAAAATCAGTACAAAAAATGATAGAGCTTACGCTTTCGGACAAAATCGAAATGAAGGATGACGACCAGGCAGATGCAATAGCCTGCGGACTGGCATACTGCTTTCAAAGCAATTTTTCCTGA
- a CDS encoding aminopeptidase P family protein: protein MDYQKRRQQIQSLLETHNIDAYLVTDFYNILYLTGFKTLSPHEKEAKLVVTQDTVYFITDTRYQTEAMQHFRNNEDIKVMIQGPHRTFLQIFADIIAERTIYKLGFEKYDLSYAWFEYLQKALPKLKVVPCTNIIMQLRNQKDEHELERMRRAAEYTDECLKSIVPYLKQGVHETEIIHKMEDWLREKSLEFSFEPIVAFDDHTALPHYNNKMSDGVLSENSIVLIDIGIRYKDYCSDITRMFFVREPSEDQKKAYDELLSIQKKTIDSIYLNIKMEDIDAVARQWLLNKGYPTIPHSTGHGVGLEVHEGIRAARTVTETLQNNMVLTIEPGIYYESKWGMRIEDTVAFIDGQAETLTKFPKELTVL from the coding sequence ATGGATTATCAAAAAAGAAGACAGCAGATACAATCGCTTCTTGAGACGCATAATATAGATGCCTATCTTGTTACCGACTTCTACAATATTCTGTATTTGACAGGATTTAAGACACTATCCCCTCATGAGAAGGAAGCAAAGTTGGTTGTAACGCAAGATACAGTGTACTTTATTACCGATACACGCTACCAAACAGAAGCAATGCAGCATTTCCGGAATAATGAGGATATAAAAGTAATGATACAAGGACCGCACCGGACATTTCTTCAGATCTTTGCCGATATTATTGCTGAGCGCACGATTTATAAACTCGGCTTTGAGAAATATGATCTTTCATATGCATGGTTTGAATACCTGCAGAAAGCATTGCCGAAACTCAAAGTTGTTCCGTGCACCAATATCATCATGCAGCTTCGGAATCAGAAAGATGAGCATGAATTAGAACGTATGAGACGGGCTGCTGAGTATACAGATGAATGTTTGAAGTCTATTGTTCCCTATCTGAAACAGGGAGTACATGAAACTGAAATTATTCATAAAATGGAAGATTGGCTGAGAGAAAAATCGCTTGAGTTTTCATTTGAGCCTATTGTAGCATTTGACGATCATACTGCTCTACCCCACTATAACAATAAAATGAGCGACGGTGTTTTAAGTGAGAATTCAATCGTTCTTATTGATATTGGGATCAGGTATAAGGATTATTGCTCGGATATTACACGGATGTTTTTCGTAAGAGAGCCTTCAGAAGACCAGAAAAAAGCATATGACGAACTTCTGAGTATTCAGAAGAAAACTATTGATTCCATTTATCTGAATATAAAAATGGAAGACATAGACGCCGTTGCGAGACAATGGTTATTGAATAAAGGGTATCCCACTATCCCTCACTCCACAGGTCACGGAGTCGGTTTGGAAGTTCACGAGGGTATTCGGGCAGCACGTACCGTAACCGAGACATTACAAAACAATATGGTATTAACAATAGAACCCGGTATTTATTATGAAAGTAAATGGGGTATGAGAATCGAAGATACTGTGGCATTTATTGACGGACAGGCTGAAACGTTGACTAAGTTCCCTAAAGAGCTTACCGTGCTGTAA
- a CDS encoding IS1595 family transposase, which translates to MVCNNRPISKYKRKKILWCFAHDLSATQTSGILGLNRNTVNKYYNNIRQLIYHHQVHQMQRYVGGEIEIDESYFGPRRMRGKSSKRGRGTSFKQVVFGIYERQGRVFTRIIPNCKRRTLHAVMKGKIDLNSTVYSDSWSGYNGLVDVGYDKHLRINHKKNEFSNTKGVHINGIESFWSFCKRRLVKFNGVKKNFPLHLKECEWRWSKSPSILYNELLQIVNVLV; encoded by the coding sequence ATGGTTTGTAACAATAGGCCGATATCAAAATACAAGAGAAAAAAGATACTATGGTGTTTTGCACACGATCTGAGTGCTACACAGACCTCTGGTATTTTGGGTCTCAACCGCAATACAGTCAACAAATATTACAATAATATTCGTCAACTCATATATCATCACCAAGTGCACCAGATGCAACGATATGTTGGTGGTGAGATAGAAATTGATGAATCATACTTTGGACCTCGAAGGATGAGAGGCAAGTCAAGTAAAAGAGGTCGTGGGACGTCATTTAAGCAGGTAGTATTTGGGATATATGAGCGTCAAGGACGTGTATTTACTCGTATCATTCCAAACTGTAAAAGAAGAACGCTACATGCTGTTATGAAGGGAAAGATTGACTTGAACAGTACTGTATATTCAGATTCGTGGAGCGGATACAACGGACTTGTTGATGTCGGGTATGACAAACATTTGAGAATCAATCACAAGAAAAATGAGTTCTCAAATACAAAAGGGGTCCATATCAATGGCATAGAGTCATTCTGGTCCTTTTGTAAAAGACGTCTCGTTAAGTTCAATGGTGTAAAGAAAAACTTTCCATTACACTTGAAAGAGTGTGAATGGAGATGGAGCAAATCCCCATCGATCCTTTACAATGAACTATTACAAATTGTTAATGTGCTAGTCTAG
- a CDS encoding transposase, whose amino-acid sequence MSKWGGDQLRVIRSYDWQYNRDLMKKIRSLSDYNQSDVAQIRNDVLTFAEKYGIQAAVDAYGISRRTLFRWRKRRRDSEGQLDSLIPETTKPKTPRRMETHPKVISFIKEIREQYFCLGKEKIKPLLDEYCLQEGISTISESTIGKVIKRHNLQRKTYRIYHNPASGFAKRKVKYRQKVKRSPKVEDTGYIEIDTITKFVHGIKLYVFNAVDIKLKFQFSYGYSKLNSRNGADFMRRLELVYPIQDGIKTIQTDNGLEYLGNFHDYLEENNIPHLFIYPRCPKINAFIERANRTLQEEFMNPYIYTKWTGIGSFNRHLIEYLVWYNTKRVHKSLNNISPMDYLLSILPKECHMYGTHTNP is encoded by the coding sequence ATGAGTAAATGGGGAGGAGATCAGCTTCGAGTAATTAGGAGTTATGACTGGCAGTACAATAGAGATCTTATGAAAAAGATACGATCTCTATCAGACTACAATCAGTCAGATGTAGCACAAATCAGAAACGATGTTCTGACATTTGCAGAGAAGTACGGGATACAAGCTGCAGTTGATGCATATGGGATATCACGAAGGACATTGTTTCGATGGAGGAAGAGACGGCGAGATTCAGAAGGGCAGTTGGATAGCCTGATACCAGAGACAACCAAGCCAAAGACACCCCGACGTATGGAGACTCACCCGAAGGTCATATCCTTTATCAAAGAGATTCGAGAACAATACTTTTGTTTGGGAAAGGAGAAGATCAAGCCCTTACTTGATGAGTATTGCCTACAGGAAGGAATTTCAACTATATCTGAGTCAACCATTGGAAAAGTGATCAAAAGACACAACCTGCAGCGCAAGACCTACCGGATCTATCACAATCCAGCAAGTGGCTTTGCAAAACGGAAAGTAAAGTACCGACAGAAGGTCAAGCGGTCTCCCAAGGTGGAAGATACCGGATACATTGAGATTGATACCATCACGAAGTTTGTACACGGAATCAAGCTGTATGTCTTCAATGCAGTGGACATCAAACTCAAATTCCAGTTCTCCTACGGATACTCAAAACTCAACAGCCGAAACGGTGCTGATTTTATGAGAAGACTGGAACTAGTATACCCAATACAAGATGGTATAAAAACCATACAAACAGATAACGGCCTCGAGTATCTGGGAAACTTCCATGACTATCTGGAAGAAAACAATATCCCACACCTCTTTATCTACCCCAGATGTCCCAAGATCAATGCCTTTATTGAGCGAGCAAACAGAACACTCCAGGAAGAATTTATGAACCCCTACATCTATACCAAGTGGACCGGTATCGGATCATTCAATCGTCACCTTATTGAATACCTCGTCTGGTACAATACAAAGCGAGTTCACAAAAGCCTGAACAATATTTCACCTATGGATTACCTATTATCTATTTTACCTAAAGAGTGCCATATGTATGGAACTCATACAAACCCTTGA
- a CDS encoding prepilin-type N-terminal cleavage/methylation domain-containing protein produces MKRFLGTKGFTLIEMIIVISIISLLSTVGTSSYTNVLRNARDTKRRADLNEFVKAVKLYQVHHHQGPTEVGYCQSSIGNDPGPCPPTAPTYQWDRNQTWTDLVTGGYLEELPIDPVNSLEYYYYYEPNNPPPNTGGWIRARLEGTDSFYFVFWDAP; encoded by the coding sequence ATGAAACGCTTCTTAGGCACCAAAGGATTCACACTTATCGAAATGATTATTGTCATTTCAATCATTTCTCTTCTTTCTACTGTAGGAACGAGTTCCTATACCAATGTCCTGAGAAATGCCCGCGATACAAAACGTAGAGCTGATTTGAACGAGTTTGTCAAAGCGGTGAAACTATATCAAGTTCATCATCATCAGGGACCAACTGAAGTAGGATATTGTCAATCAAGCATCGGAAATGATCCGGGACCGTGTCCGCCGACAGCACCGACATATCAATGGGACAGAAATCAGACCTGGACTGACCTTGTTACGGGAGGATATCTTGAGGAACTTCCGATTGATCCTGTAAATAGTCTTGAATATTATTATTACTATGAACCCAACAATCCGCCTCCGAATACCGGCGGATGGATCCGCGCCCGTCTGGAAGGTACAGACTCATTTTATTTTGTCTTTTGGGACGCCCCCTAA